Genomic segment of Nitrosopumilaceae archaeon AB1(1):
TGAGATAATTTTGGATTTGTTATGGATGTATTTCTAGATACATACTCTTCAATTAATGTTGAAACATTATCTTTCTTTCCGAGTCTTTTGTTTCTCTCTTCTAGTAGGGTCTTCTCTACACCCAATCCGATATTTACTTTGTTCTCTGACTTTGGAAACACCCAACCATATCCTCCAGGTGCAATATCTTGATTTAGATGTATTATACAATAATCTGGATCAAAATATGTTAGATTTTTATCCTTTGGTTCAAAATACATTATATGTCTACCAGTTGATTCTACGTCCTGTCGATTTATTTTCTTCTCAATTTTTCTGGTATTTTCTATACCGTTTCTCAACATGGATGTCATACCAGTTGTATCTACTACTACCTTGGCTGTTTTTTTGTATGGTTCTTTATTTTTCAATCCCTTTACACCAACAATTTGATTATTATCATATAGCAATCCTGTAAGATTTACACCATGTATTATTTCTGCCCCTCTTTTTATTGCACGTTCATTTTGCATCTGTGGTAGTACCTGTCTATTCAACATGTATCCTTCACCATCAAATGGTATGGATGTCTCTCTATTCGGAGAGAATGCCATAACCCCTTTTACATAATGTTCGATCTCAGGCTTTGTCCATTCAATCTTTATTCTATCTGTCATGTAATCTACGGCTTCCTTACTTACAGCATCACCACAAACCCATCCATGTACACTCTTCTGTCCGGGCATATTGGCAGGGCTTCGATTTACTACCAGTACTTTGAGATTTTGATTGTGATGTAAAACAGACTGTGCCACAATTGTACCTGCTAGACCTCCGCCTGCTACAATTACATCATACTCTGCCATGTTACAAAAATTATATTTTCTGTATTTAAAACCATATTGGTTATTTGTTTTAAATAATTTCTGGGTCAGTTCGTCGCGGGTTCCTCAAGGCATAGATGCTCGGACTGGAGCGGCTGGATCCTCATTCCCTTGTTTTTTCAGAGTAATCTGAATGCTATAAGTCTAATTAGTGAATAATTTATCTCTGTATGTCTCTAACATGTCTTTCTTGGTATATACTGGAATGTGAATTTTTAT
This window contains:
- a CDS encoding NAD(P)/FAD-dependent oxidoreductase, translated to MAEYDVIVAGGGLAGTIVAQSVLHHNQNLKVLVVNRSPANMPGQKSVHGWVCGDAVSKEAVDYMTDRIKIEWTKPEIEHYVKGVMAFSPNRETSIPFDGEGYMLNRQVLPQMQNERAIKRGAEIIHGVNLTGLLYDNNQIVGVKGLKNKEPYKKTAKVVVDTTGMTSMLRNGIENTRKIEKKINRQDVESTGRHIMYFEPKDKNLTYFDPDYCIIHLNQDIAPGGYGWVFPKSENKVNIGLGVEKTLLEERNKRLGKKDNVSTLIEEYVSRNTSITNPKLSQDPEDSNNATGNFQVSVRRQNDCMVANGFILVGDSAWMPKPLDAGGIGPAIVAGTIAGKCVVEAIESNDVTEVGLWNYNKKFINEYGYKTTGLEIFRRLIQKLTNKEIDYGMKHFLNDLDVEAISKGEHPNFSGIGKIQALMHGLLSKTLADGLRFTTKQNKKLTTHYYNYPESPDGFEMWNIELHKILDESNERLGKFRN